The genomic segment GGGCGAGGTTGTGGTATGTCAGGGAACTGGTGGTGTAGCTATTTCGGGACTGCAAATCGCAAAGGCTTCAGGGGCCACGGGTAAGTGATGGACGCGCCCAGGGCTTACGGCTTTGTTGATTGCCGCTGACAATGATCTCGATAAGTCATCGTTACATCTTCCTCGGACGAGAAATTGGAAAAGGCAAAGGCTCTCGGGGCGGATTACACCGTCAACTACCGCACCACGCCCAACTGGGACGACAAAGTCAACGAATTCACCAAGGGCGAGGGCGCCAACCTCATCCTCGAAACGGGCGGGGCCAAGACGCTGCGGCAATCTTTTGAGGCGATTGGCTTCGGCGGGCAGATTGCGTGCATTGGATATCTCTCTGGTAAAGTCGACGATGTGGAGGACCGGACGAACGTCAACTTGCTCGCGCTCAAGAAAACTGTGACGCTCAAGGGTATCATCAATGGTCCGAGGGAGCGGTTCGAGGAGATGATTGAATTTTACGAGGAGAAGGGTATCAAGCCTGTTGTCGACCGGGTCTTCCAGTTCAAGGAGGCGGATAAGGCGTACAACTACCTGTACAGCGGAGGACACTTTGGCAAGGTTGTCGTCAAGGTCCAGGAATGAGCGTAACATTGAAGCTATGGC from the Colletotrichum lupini chromosome 3, complete sequence genome contains:
- a CDS encoding zinc-binding dehydrogenase — encoded protein: MSTGTQVQRWQTRQDGLDKLFLATASLPQPGPGEVLVNISAVSLNYRDTEVAMGLYNHHKTINPAETDPIVPASDMCGSIISIGDGVSRWKAGDRVLSIFNQTHLKGQIKPVDMKSGLGFPLEGVLQTYPVFSAEGLVRAPKHLSDEEAATLPIAAVTAWMSINQFRPLGQPGGQGEVVVCQGTGGVAISGLQIAKASGATVIVTSSSDEKLEKAKALGADYTVNYRTTPNWDDKVNEFTKGEGANLILETGGAKTLRQSFEAIGFGGQIACIGYLSGKVDDVEDRTNVNLLALKKTVTLKGIINGPRERFEEMIEFYEEKGIKPVVDRVFQFKEADKAYNYLYSGGHFGKVVVKVQE